The following proteins are co-located in the Apium graveolens cultivar Ventura chromosome 5, ASM990537v1, whole genome shotgun sequence genome:
- the LOC141661655 gene encoding uncharacterized protein LOC141661655 yields the protein MNNAHSHRLSTSVRSNAYNPNNLSIFPELLQPVNATETQQHLEPVVPQHSSVEDSMLPLVERLFMNIVEHLTNTTLELNGRIASQRAGHTVTPRSTSNTHHRRTRTTTRPRTLERQRDSYANPNSGVPQLPQQEPEAEVPRENNVDCPICMAPFFQPTTTRCGHVFCKNCITHALVEKKHCPICRKRVTKRDLFRIYLS from the exons ATGAATAACGCTCACAGCCACCGACTTTCCACATCTGTTCGCAGCAATGCTTATAATCCAAATAATCTTTCAATTTTCCCTGAATTGCTACAACCAGTTAATGCAACTGAAACTCAGCAACATCTTGAGCCTGTCGTACCACAACATTCTTCCGTAGAAGATTCAATGCTTCCTCTAGTAGAGAGATTATTTATG AATATTGTCGAGCATTTAACAAACACGACATTGGAGTTAAATGGTCGGATTGCATCCCAGAGAGCAGGCCATACAG TTACACCTAGGTCAACATCGAACACCCATCATCGAAGAACAAGAACAACAACAAGGCCAAGGACTCTGGAAAGGCAACGAGATTCTTATGCG AATCCAAATTCAGGTGTGCCTCAACTACCTCAGCAAGAACCTGAAGCTGAAGTTCCTAGAGAGAACAATGTCGACTGTCCAATTTGCATGGCTCCGTTTTTTCAACCCACGACAACGAGATGCGGGCATGTGTTTTGCAAGAATTGTATAACTCATGCATTGGTAGAGAAGAAGCATTGCCCAATCTGCCGTAAGCGGGTTACAAAGAGAGACCTGTTCAGGATTTATCTTTCCTGA